In Rattus norvegicus strain BN/NHsdMcwi chromosome 1, GRCr8, whole genome shotgun sequence, a genomic segment contains:
- the Vom1r38 gene encoding vomeronasal 1 receptor 38, translated as MSMLSQNKTLKSIEEVALHVILLCQVGVGTVANFLLFIHNFSVILTNCQLTPIQVIVTNLAVASAFNLLLLAFPNNVTLFVPRKAPSDLSCKLWYFICLVARSTNLSSTCVLSTYQFVMLLPGNWSRVILKGRAPKIVNYSCYGCWIFSVLNNAYIPVKVSGPQKTQNDTDFKDKWVCSTSGFSVGMSFLRFAHDALFISIMIWTNVSMVILLNRHHHRLQHIHSSNQDHRAYADTRAAHTILMLVVTFLSFYLLDCICTFFHISFVDSRLLLRRIKEVLTASFPTISPFLLIFRGPKNPCSLLSRS; from the coding sequence ATGTCCATGCTGTCTCAGAATAAAACCCTGAAATCCATAGAGGAAGTGGCTCTACATGTAATTTTGCTTTGCCAGGTTGGAGTTGGGACTGTGGCAAACTTCCTTCTGTTCATCCATAATTTCTCTGTAATTCTGACTAACTGTCAACTAACACCAATACAGGTCATAGTAACAAACTTAGCTGTGGCCAGTGCATTCAATCTCCTCCTCTTGGCATTTCCAAACAACGTTACACTATTTGTTCCAAGGAAGGCCCCCAGTGACCTCTCATGTAAACTTTGGTACTTCATTTGCCTGGTGGCTAGAAGCACAAACTTGTCTTCCACCTGTGTCTTGAGCACCTATCAGTTTGTCATGCTTCTCCCTGGTAACTGGAGCAGAGTGATACTCAAAGGAAGAGCCCCCAAGATAGTGAATTATTCTTGTTATGGTTGCTGGATTTTCAGTGTCTTAAATAATGCTTACATTCCAGTGAAAGTGAGTGGCccacagaaaacacaaaatgacACTGATTTTAAAGACAAATGGGTCTGCTCCACATCTGGTTTCAGTGTAGGCATGAGCTTCTTAAGATTTGCCCATGATGCACTATTCATCAGCATCATGATCTGGACCAATGTCTCCATGGTGATTCTCCTGAACAGACACCACCACAGACTGCAGCACATTCACTCCTCCAATCAGGACCACAGAGCCTATGCTGACACCAGAGCAGCCCACACCATCCTGATGCTGGTGGTCACATTTCTGAGCTTTTATCTTCTAGACTGTATTTGCACTTTCTTTCACATTTCTTTCGTGGACTCTCGTCTCTTGTTGAGGCGTATCAAGGAAGTTTTAACTGCAAGCTTCCCCACCATTTCTCCCTTCCTGTTGATCTTTAGGGGTCCTAAGAATCCTTGTTCTCTGCTGTCCAGGAGTTAA